GGGCATGTCGAAACAGGTAAACAGGATCTGGGCCCCTGTGGCCTTGGCCTTCATCAGGGCCGAGGAGAAATCGGAGGCCCCTGTCGGGAATTCGTCGTGCCCAGCGACCTCCCATCCGGCTTTTTCATACCATCCCTTGAGGGCTGAGGTGGTACCCCTGGCCCACAACACATCTTGGTTCATCAGATAGGCCTTCTTGAAACCGAAGTCCTTGTTCAATTCGGCCATCACCCCGGTCAGAAGCCCCACAAGATACCTCGAGTTCAGGCAGGTCCGGAAGACATATTTGTATTTCTCCGGGTTTTCGATGATCTTCGCCTCCGAGGCCGGCGTCATGGCGATGGTTCCGAGCATAGGGACTTTATACTTGGCCAAGAGGTCCATGCTCGCCAAGAGGGCCTCCGACCTGAAGGGACCGACCACGATGGCATGGACCTTTTTGTCGAGGATGATCTTCTCAATCCCGAGCAGGGCCTCGGGGACCGGGACTCCCGGGGCTCCATCCCGGATCTCGCTCGCCTCCACTTTTATTAAATGTTTGCTTCCTTTGAGGGTGATCCCCCCTTTGGCGTTGATCTCCTCCACTGCAAGTTGAACCGCTTTCAGACTCTCTCCGCCCTCCAGAGACCCTAAAAAGGTGGGGACGCCGATGATGATCGGGTCTCCGGGCTTGAGCTGGGCAAAGGCGGGTGGAAGGGGTGCCCAAAAGGGGACGCAGAGTATCAGGATCGCGACTAAGAAGGCCTTTTTCTCCATCTCCCTCTCCTCCTTTCTCTTCTTTGGTCTTCATTATCCTCCAGGCCTGGATGAGACCTGGCCGCTTCCCTGAAGCAAAATCCCGCTGAGAAAGACCTCGCTGAAGATATTTCCTAACTCGTTGGGGCTGATCCCCTTTTTGGCCTTGGGGTTGTACCATTGGTAAGTCCAGTGCACCATCCCGAAAAAGATAAAGGCCAGGATCGAAGGGTTGATGGGCTTTAAGAGGTTCCGGTCGGCCAGATCTCTAAATAGGGATTTCAGGGCCTTGACATAATCCCTCTCTTTTTCAATACAGATCTGTTGGTGTTCGGGATTGAGCCCCTTTATCTCCGTGGCGAGGAGGGTTAACTCCTGTTTGTGTCCGGCATACTGCTCGACATAAAACTTACAGACCCGTCTCAGCTTTTCGACGGGATCGATCTCGGAGCAGTAGATCTCCATGATCTTCTGGTAAGCTTCGTCCATGAAGGAGGTCATGATCTCGAAAAGGATCCTCTCCTTGGTAGGAAAATAGTAGAACATCCCCGGGACGCTGATCCCGGCCTTTTCGGCAATGTCCCGAACGGAGGTGCCCTCGAATCCCCTCCGCGCGAAAAGGGCCGTGGCGGCCTTGAGGATGCGAGCCCTGTTCAAGGGGAAAGACCGAAAACGACGACGGCCGGTAGACATCAAATTAAACCGAGCGATCGATAAAAATATTAAAATCACTGACTATCAGAAAAGGAAATTTTTGTCAAGAATTTTCTGAAGATGGGTGTCAGAAAAGCATGGAGAGCGGACAGATCCTCAGCCCCACCGTCTCTGGAAGTAGGCAAACCACATCAGAAAGAGGAATTCGAAAGGGATGGTGAGGGCCGAGGGGACAGCGGCCCTCTCGTTGAAGATCAAAAGGGAAAGGGCTGCGGCCAGCCCCAGATTTTTATAAGAGCCGAAGAGGACGTAACTGATCCTTCGCCTTGGATCAACCTTCAGCCATCTCGACCATAGATCGATGAGGTGGCCGCTGACGAAGGTCCTGAGGAAGGCGATGGCAAAGATCAAAAGGAGGAGGTCGAAAGGACCGAAAAAGACCTCTCGATTCATGCCGATCACGATGTAGAGGATCAGGGAAAACCCGAAATTGATGAGGGGGCCCATCTTGGGCTTAAAGGTTGGGAAGCCTCTCCATCTCAGGAGAAGTCGAGAGAGTAGAAAGGGAAGGAGGATGAGCTGAAGCAGGGTCAGCACGATTCTTGAGGGATCGATCGCAGCCACATCGAGAAAGAGAAAGGAGATCATGGGGGCGGCCAAGAGGGCGAAGAGATAGATCCAGGTGGACCCCAACAAGGAGACGATCATCTCCCCCTTCAGCAGATAGGTGAACGGAATGACGGCTACCGCCGAAGGGACGGCGGCCATTACGACATATCCCACCTGAAGGTCGGGATCGGAAATCCAGAGGTGGTTGGCCAGGAGGATGAGACCGCTCAAGAAAGGGTAATGGATGAGCGTGACGAGCAGGATATCCTTGAGATAATCCTTCATCTGCCTCAGCTCTCTGAGGGTGATGTGGGTCGTCGAAAGCGTCATGATCATGACGAGGGCAGGCAGGATCAAACCCCTCAAAGGCCGTGCGGGCTCCCCCCATGAGAGGCCGAAAAGGAAGGCGGTGAGCAGCAGGAGATTGCGGTTCTTAAAATAGCGGATCAAGAGGTCGATCATCTTCCCCTCCGCTTCTCTAATACATATCTTTTGTAGCCTCCCGTTTCAAGACAGGGGGAGCGTTCCGTTAGATCCGGATCGGTTTGACAAAGGAATTGAAACGATGGTAGGTATATCGCCATGAAACGGTGGTTAAGCCTTTCTCTACGACTTCCCAAAGGGCTATCCGAGCCTCTCTCCAATTTTCTCATGGAACAAGGGGCCTCAGGCCTCGAGACCGTGGAAGAGGATCTCGAAAGAGAAACACTGAAGGCCTATTTCCCAGCAGGCCGAGGTGAAAGAGGAATCGTCCGATCGGTTCGAAGCTATCTGAGGTCTCTGTCCACACTCCACTCCGGAATCCCTCCTGTCGTAATCGAAACGGGCCATCTCATCGATCAAGATTGGGGGGCGAGCTGGAAGAGGTTTTTTAAGCCCATTCGGCTGGGGTCGAGGCTGATCGTAAAACCCCCTTGGGCCAGGGTTCGGGCGAAAAGGAATGAGATTTTGATCGAAATCGATCCCGGGATGGCCTTTGGGACCGGAACCCATGCCACCACCCAGCTATGTCTGAGGGCCTTGGAGAAAAGGCTGAAGGGAAAAGACCTCGAGGTGCTCGATGTAGGGACCGGCTCTGGAATCCTGGCGATTGCGGCGGCCCGATTGGGGGCGAAAGAGGTTTGGGGGATCGATGTAGACCGAGCGGCGGTTGAGAAGGCCAGAGAGAATGTCGTCCGAAACGGGGTTGACGATCGCGTCCGGCTCAGGAGAGGCAGGATCGGAAGGGTCTCGAAGAAATTCGATCTGGTGGTGGCGAACATCGATTTTAAGAGTCTGAAGAGGATGAAACGGCCGCTCGTCAATCATCTTCGGGACGGTGGGTTCCTCATCCTTTCGGGGATCCTGAAGACCGAGGAGAGGAAGATCCGGAAACCTTATGAGGATTCAGGTTTATTGAAATGGGTCGAGACGGATCGGCAGAGAGAATGGATTTGCCTCACGTTTCAGAGGAAAAGGGCATGAGCGCGGAGGGGATCGATGGCGCGGTTTTATCTCCCCCGTCCTCGCCTTGAGGGAAATCGATTGGTGCTTCAAGGAAATGAGGTGAGGCACCTCCGAAACTCCCTCCGGCTTCGGCAAGGAGACGACCTGATCGTCTTCGATGGCGAGGGGAGGGAATATGAGGGCCGAATCCTGAGGGTCGAACCGACCTCCGCTTTGATCGAAATCCGTCAGATCAACCTCTCCTTAAAAGAGTCTCCCCTCGAGGTAACCCTGGCCCAGAGCCTTCTCAAGGGCGAGAAGATGGACTATCTGGTGCAGAAGGCGACGGAATTGGGGGTGAAGCGGATCATCCCCTTTCTCTCTTCGAGATCCATCCCCCTCTTGGAAAGATCGAAGGAGACCGAAAGAGTACGCCGCTGGGAGAGAATTGCTATCGAGGCCTCAAAACAGTCCGGGAGAGGGTTCATTCCCAAAATCGAGCCGCCATGGCCCTTCTCCGAGATGCTCCGATCTACACCTCGGGAGGGTTTACGGATGGTTCTCAACGAAAAGGGAGGAAGAAGGCTAAAAGAGGTATTAAGAGAATCGCCAGAAAAGAGATCTGTATTTTTCATCGTCGGGCCGGAAGGGGGGTTGAGTGAGAAAGAAACCGAAGCCGCCTTGGATTGCGGATTTCTCCCGGTCGTTCTGGGTGGGAGAATTTTGAGGGCAGAGACGGCAAGTCTCTGCCTTCTAAGCATCCTTCAATACGAGTGGGGAGATATTGGATAAAAACCTCTAAAGAAAAGGGCAATTCCCATTTGAGAATTGCCCTTTCAGAAAGGAGGGGTATGAAGGGCCCCACCTGACCTCTGCCGAAGGCTGGCTGAAATCAGGCAGGGTGGGGTTAAGCGGCCTTCTTCTCCAGATTTTCCATATGCTCTTTGTAGGTTTTGCATTCAGAAATTAGCTTGCACTTCCTTTTGCACACCTCGATGTGAATCTTTGGACTTCCCTTTCTCTTATCACAAATCAAATAATTCATGATCACGCGCCCCTTTCAACCCAAAATTGGATGATATCTACATATTGAAACGGCCTTATTTTAAAACACAAAATATAGAAATGTCAAGGGGGATTTTTAAAAATTCGAAATTTTTTTATTAAAAATTTCGGAGGGTTCCATTATCAAGGGGAAGTAATATGGAAGGTTCTTAAAATCATCTTTAAGAAATTTAAGGTTTTTCCCTTATGGAAAGCATTTAAAATTGCCCTATGGATGGGTTGAAGAGGGGTGCTTTTCCTCGACCGATATCCCCAACTTTTCCACACCCGAGCTCTTGGCTGCATCGAGAACCTGTACCACCCTTTCAAAAACGACACTTCTATCCGCCCTTACGATGACCGGTCTTTCCCTGTTAAAGGTGATGAGGGTTTCGAGTTCTTTTTTCAACTCCCTAAGGGCAATGGGTTTGTTCCCGAGGAAGATCTCGTTTTGGCTGTTGATGTTGACGATGACAGGATCTTTCTGATCAAGGGGTAATTTCACGTCCGCCCGGGGGAGCTGAATGAGGATTTTGGATTCCTTCATGGGATTGAAGGTATAGACCAAGCTGAAGGCGGTGAAGAAGAAGATAAAGATGTTGAGGATGATGTCGGTAAACGCAAGGGATTCGAGAGAGACCCTGAATTCTCTTCTGGCTTTGATCTTCATCGGGCACCTCCCTCACGGCTCTGGGAGAGGAGATCGAGAAGTTCATTCCCGTAATAGGTCATCTCCTGGGCGTGATGCCTGATCCTCCCCATGATGAGATGGTAGAAGATGAAACCGGGGATGGCGACCGAAAGGCCCGCTGCGGTGGTGATCATGGCCTGGTAGATCCCGGCTGCCAGGGCATTGACCGTGATGTTGGCTCCCATCTGCTCCCAGGCCATGAAGGCCTGGATAAGTCCGATGATGGTCCCGAGGAAACCCATCATCGGTTCCACCCCCACGATGATGATAAGAGCACTCATATATCGCTCAAGATACTGGATCTGTTCATCTCCCTCCCTTTCCATCATCGCCTCGATCTCCTGCCGGCTGAGATGGCGGTTGAGGATTCCGATCCTGAAGAGGTTTCCGATGGGGTGCCTCACCCTTGCACATTGTTCCAGGGCCTTCTGAAACTGTCCTTTGTCGAGGTATTCAAAAATCTTACGCGTAAAGCGGGGGAGGTTCAGGCGGATACGCCAAAGGGCCCATAATCGGTCAAGGACAATGGCCAGGGCGATGACCGATCCGAGGATGATGGGGATCATGATCACCCCGCCTTTGATGAGGAGCGAGACGAACATGGTTGGCCTCCGGAGCCGCGGGTTCAGGCGGGCAAACCCAACTGCAATAATTGGCAATAGGATGAAAAAATAGGGCAACCGAAATTGCCCTTTTTAAACAAAAAGTGCCGGGTCGCGGAATCGAACCACGGACACGAGGATTTTCAGTCCTCTGCTCTACCGACTGAGCTAACCCGGCATCCTGAATTATCCCATTTATATTACAACCTCTTCGATGTGTCAAGAGCCTGTTTTTTCAGAAACCCCTGCTTCGGCAAAAGTTGCCATCTCGTTGAGGATCTTCAAGCTGGCTTCGACCAGGGAGATGCCCAGAGCCGCTCCGGTCCCTTCTCCCAAACGGAGGTCGAGATTGAGCAGGGGTTTGAGGCCGAGGTGTTCAAGGACGATCCGGTGGCCCTGTTCGACCGATTGATGGGAGGCGATGAGATAGGGCTTGACCTGAGGGGCCAGACCCGCAGCGATCAAGGCGGCGGCTCCGGAGATGAAGCCGTCGATGACGACCGGAATTTTATATCTTGCCCCCGCCAAGATAACGCCGGCGATGCCTCCGATCTCGAACCCTCCCACCTTGGAGAGGACATCGATCGGATCTTTCGGGTCAGGCCGATTGATGTCCAGCGCCTTCTCGATGACCTCCACTTTTTTCTCCCATCCTTTATCGTCAAGTCCTGTTCCTCTACCTGTGACTGTCCTGACCTCCGCTCCTGTGATGGCGGCTGTGATGGCACTGGAGGGAGTCGTATTTCCTATTCCCATATCCCCAGTGCCCAGGATATCCACTCCTTTACTTAATTCTTCCTCGACCAGTTCGATCCCCGCCCCGATGGAGCGGACCGCCTCCTGGCGGCTCATGGCGGGCCCTTTGGCCATATTCTTCGTTCCCATAGCCACCTTCTTGTCCTTAAGATCCGGATGCTTCTCCAAGACCGCGGCCACGCCGAGGTCAGCCACCACCACCCTTGCTCCCACGTGTCGGGCAAGGACGTTGATGCCTGCGCCCCCTCGCAGGAAGTTATAGACCATCTGAGGTGTGACCTCGGATGGATAGGCGCTCACGCCCTCTTCAGTCACCCCGTGATCTCCCGCAAGGGTGAAGATGACTTTGTGTTCGATCTTGGGCCTCGGGGTTCCTTTGATCCCCGCTATCTGAATGGACAAGGACTCCAGTTGCCCAAGGGAACCCTGGGGTTTCGTTAAATTGTCCTGCCTCGCTTCCGCTTCTTTCATGGCCTTCTCGTCGAGTGGTTGAATGTTCGAGATCGTCTGGTTCAGTTTCTCCATGAAACCCTCCTTGTCCTGAATTTTTATTGGAATTGGATAATCAAAATGGCAACCAAAGCGGCAATGAGAGAGGTCGCAATCATCAGGTGAAGCGACGCCTTTACCTCTTGGATCGTAATCCGATTTCCGGGATCGCCTATCAAAGGTTTCTGGGTGCGCCTCCCAAAGTAATAATTCTCGCCTCCCAATTGGATGTTCAGCGCCCCTGCCACGGCTGCTTCAGGATAGCCACTGTTGGGGCTTGGATTTTTTCCTCCGTCCCTCCAGGCTACCCTCCATGCCCCTCTCCAGTCCTTTCTCAGGAGAAGGGATGAAAGGGTAAAGAAGAGAACCGTCATCCGGGCCGGTATAAAATTTGCGAGGTCGTCAGCCCTGGCCGAGGCCCATCCAAAATATCGGTAGCGTTCGTTCTTATAGCCAATCATCGAGTCCAGGGTGCTGAGGGCCTTGTAGGCCATCGCCAGAGGGGGGCCTCCAAGGGTTAGGTAGAAGAGGGGGGCGACGATCCCGTCCGATGTATTTTCAGAGGTCGTTTCGATCAAAGCTCGGCAAACCTCTCCTTCATCGAGTTGACCCGTGTCACGGCTTACCAAATATCCCACCCCTGTGCGTGCCTTCGATAACTCTCCTTTCTCAAGGTCGTTGACAATCTCTCTTACCTCCACATAGAGGTTCTGGGTTGCCAGTGTGGTATAGGCAAAAAAGACGGTCAACAAGGAGGAAAGGGTGGGATGAATCCAACCGGCCATCCGAATCACTCCCCAGGTGATTAACCCTGCACCTCCGACGATTAAAACCATGAGGATCCCACCCCAGAGACGTTGACGGAAGGTGGAGTCGCCTTCCCGAAGCCACCTTTTCTCAAAAAATTGGATGGCCCTCCCGATCAGTTTCACTGGATGAGGAAACCCTTTTGGATCTCCGAAGATCCAGTCTGCGACATAGGCCAACGAAAGTTCCAGCGCGGTCATTCATGAACCACCGAGGATCAAGATAAGAAAGAGAAAGAGCAGTTCCGAAAGTTCGTTTGCCCCGCCCAAGATGTCGCCCGTCACCCCGCCCAACCTCCTGATGAAATAGAGACGATACAGAAGGGCGAAGAGAGAGGTTCCCACGAAAGCGAGCACCCCCCTTAAACCCATCAGTCCCGTGGCGAGGCCGAGGGCAGAAATCGAAGAGATGAGCAACTCCCGAAGAGTGAGATGGTCTGCAAAAGGTTTAGCCAACCCGCCGCTCGATCTCGCATAGGCCGATCGGTAACAGACCAGGACCATCGAATTTCTTCCAAGGGCCGTCATCAGGGGAAAGGCGTAAAAAATAGCCGGCTCAGAAATCTGATCGAGGCAGAGATACTTCCCTCCGAGGAGGAGGATCAGGCCGATCACGCCGAAGGTGCCGATCCGGCTGTCTTTCATGACCTCGAGGATCTTCTGCCTCGTCCCTCCCGTGGCCAGGCCGTCGAGGGTGTCTGCCCATCCATCTAAGTGGAGCCCCCTGGTTAAAAAGGCGAGAAGCCCGATCGTTAACCAGAGGACAATGGGTCTCGGAAAAAGCAGAGAGAAGAGATAGTAGCCCAAACAGAGAAGCAACCCGATCAGCAGACCCACCGCAGGATAGAAGGCCATCGAACGAGCCAGCGCTTTCTCCTCAACGGCATGGCCCTTCCCCACAGGAAGGATCGTCAAAAATGAGATGGCCAGGAGAAGAGATTTCATGCCCTCCCCTTAAGGAATATCGGCAATCCTGAGACCATGAAAATCACCGTATCGGAAGTTTCCGCCAGCTTTTGATTGATGGTCCCTGCGAGATCTCGAAATCGCCGGGCAACCGGCTCGGCCGGCACGATCCCCATTCCGACCTCGTTGGAGACCAGGATGAAGGACGCTGGACTTCTTTTGACCGCTTCGAGAAATCGTTCCATTTCGGCCATGATCCTCTCTTCGTCATCCCATTTTAAAAGGAGATTGGAGATCCAGAGGGTGATGCAGTCGAGGAGGACCACCTGATCGCCTTCGCGGATTTGGCTCACTCTGTTGACAATTGCTAAGGGTTCCTCGATGGTCTGCCATTCGGGCCCCCTTCCCTTTTTGTGAAGTTCTATGCGTCTGGCCATCTCTTCATCGAGGGGTTCGCAGGTGGCCAGGTAAATCTTCTTTGCGTAGGACCGATTTGCATAATCGAGAGCAAATCGGCTCTTCCCGCTTCTGCATCCGCCGGTGATGAAGATCACTCGCTTCTTTCCCATCTCTCCTCCAGAACCTCTAATGAATGGGTCAGGTCATTCAATGAAAAGACTTCGATGGAGAGGACTCCCGTAAAATTTTTGAGATGGGAGCAAATGAGGTCAACCGTTTTCTCTTCCAGATGATCGATTCCAAGATGGTCTATTCCATTCCGAAAGCCGTGGAGGTGGACGATAGAGGTTTGGGGGAGGTACTTATTTAGATAACGCTCCACATCCTGTCCGTATAAAAGGATATGGCCGAGGTCAAGACAGATGGAGAACCCAAATTCCATTATGATGCCTTCGATCCATTCGAAGGGGTAGCTTAGGGTCTCGATGGAGATCTTTTTCGAGGGGGTCTTCCAATCCTCTATCTTTTTTAGGCTCCGGACGAGCCGGCTCTGCCAGGAGGGGATACCCTCCTCGTCCTTGCCGCTTGGGTCTTTAAGGGAGAGATGGAGCGTGTAAGTAGAGGGATCGAGCGAACGGGTCCGTTCGATCACCCTTTTTAAGACGGAGATCCCTCTTTCCCTGATCTCGTCGCTTCTGTCGCCGAGGTAGATGTCGATGGGAAGGTGGACATTGAAACCC
This genomic interval from Thermodesulfobacteriota bacterium contains the following:
- a CDS encoding ABC transporter substrate-binding protein gives rise to the protein MEKKAFLVAILILCVPFWAPLPPAFAQLKPGDPIIIGVPTFLGSLEGGESLKAVQLAVEEINAKGGITLKGSKHLIKVEASEIRDGAPGVPVPEALLGIEKIILDKKVHAIVVGPFRSEALLASMDLLAKYKVPMLGTIAMTPASEAKIIENPEKYKYVFRTCLNSRYLVGLLTGVMAELNKDFGFKKAYLMNQDVLWARGTTSALKGWYEKAGWEVAGHDEFPTGASDFSSALMKAKATGAQILFTCFDMPQSGILVKQYKSIRVPALMAGFISPMAGEAAWKTFDGQIGGLLNAIFELGNIPSAKHPPAREFYEAYKKKYKEAVQSGHGPAPSYESVYILKEAIERAGTIEPEALVASLEKTDRVGVMGRIKFDKGHQVVYGLDPAKEAVAVMFQWSEAGERRIVYPPALAEKKVWAPEWVLKPGK
- a CDS encoding TetR/AcrR family transcriptional regulator, whose amino-acid sequence is MSTGRRRFRSFPLNRARILKAATALFARRGFEGTSVRDIAEKAGISVPGMFYYFPTKERILFEIMTSFMDEAYQKIMEIYCSEIDPVEKLRRVCKFYVEQYAGHKQELTLLATEIKGLNPEHQQICIEKERDYVKALKSLFRDLADRNLLKPINPSILAFIFFGMVHWTYQWYNPKAKKGISPNELGNIFSEVFLSGILLQGSGQVSSRPGG
- a CDS encoding bile acid:sodium symporter; its protein translation is MIDLLIRYFKNRNLLLLTAFLFGLSWGEPARPLRGLILPALVMIMTLSTTHITLRELRQMKDYLKDILLVTLIHYPFLSGLILLANHLWISDPDLQVGYVVMAAVPSAVAVIPFTYLLKGEMIVSLLGSTWIYLFALLAAPMISFLFLDVAAIDPSRIVLTLLQLILLPFLLSRLLLRWRGFPTFKPKMGPLINFGFSLILYIVIGMNREVFFGPFDLLLLIFAIAFLRTFVSGHLIDLWSRWLKVDPRRRISYVLFGSYKNLGLAAALSLLIFNERAAVPSALTIPFEFLFLMWFAYFQRRWG
- the prmA gene encoding 50S ribosomal protein L11 methyltransferase — translated: MKRWLSLSLRLPKGLSEPLSNFLMEQGASGLETVEEDLERETLKAYFPAGRGERGIVRSVRSYLRSLSTLHSGIPPVVIETGHLIDQDWGASWKRFFKPIRLGSRLIVKPPWARVRAKRNEILIEIDPGMAFGTGTHATTQLCLRALEKRLKGKDLEVLDVGTGSGILAIAAARLGAKEVWGIDVDRAAVEKARENVVRNGVDDRVRLRRGRIGRVSKKFDLVVANIDFKSLKRMKRPLVNHLRDGGFLILSGILKTEERKIRKPYEDSGLLKWVETDRQREWICLTFQRKRA
- a CDS encoding 16S rRNA (uracil(1498)-N(3))-methyltransferase — encoded protein: MARFYLPRPRLEGNRLVLQGNEVRHLRNSLRLRQGDDLIVFDGEGREYEGRILRVEPTSALIEIRQINLSLKESPLEVTLAQSLLKGEKMDYLVQKATELGVKRIIPFLSSRSIPLLERSKETERVRRWERIAIEASKQSGRGFIPKIEPPWPFSEMLRSTPREGLRMVLNEKGGRRLKEVLRESPEKRSVFFIVGPEGGLSEKETEAALDCGFLPVVLGGRILRAETASLCLLSILQYEWGDIG
- a CDS encoding biopolymer transporter ExbD, whose amino-acid sequence is MKIKARREFRVSLESLAFTDIILNIFIFFFTAFSLVYTFNPMKESKILIQLPRADVKLPLDQKDPVIVNINSQNEIFLGNKPIALRELKKELETLITFNRERPVIVRADRSVVFERVVQVLDAAKSSGVEKLGISVEEKHPSSTHP
- a CDS encoding MotA/TolQ/ExbB proton channel family protein, yielding MFVSLLIKGGVIMIPIILGSVIALAIVLDRLWALWRIRLNLPRFTRKIFEYLDKGQFQKALEQCARVRHPIGNLFRIGILNRHLSRQEIEAMMEREGDEQIQYLERYMSALIIIVGVEPMMGFLGTIIGLIQAFMAWEQMGANITVNALAAGIYQAMITTAAGLSVAIPGFIFYHLIMGRIRHHAQEMTYYGNELLDLLSQSREGGAR
- the cobT gene encoding nicotinate-nucleotide--dimethylbenzimidazole phosphoribosyltransferase, which gives rise to MEKLNQTISNIQPLDEKAMKEAEARQDNLTKPQGSLGQLESLSIQIAGIKGTPRPKIEHKVIFTLAGDHGVTEEGVSAYPSEVTPQMVYNFLRGGAGINVLARHVGARVVVADLGVAAVLEKHPDLKDKKVAMGTKNMAKGPAMSRQEAVRSIGAGIELVEEELSKGVDILGTGDMGIGNTTPSSAITAAITGAEVRTVTGRGTGLDDKGWEKKVEVIEKALDINRPDPKDPIDVLSKVGGFEIGGIAGVILAGARYKIPVVIDGFISGAAALIAAGLAPQVKPYLIASHQSVEQGHRIVLEHLGLKPLLNLDLRLGEGTGAALGISLVEASLKILNEMATFAEAGVSEKTGS
- the cbiB gene encoding adenosylcobinamide-phosphate synthase CbiB, with translation MTALELSLAYVADWIFGDPKGFPHPVKLIGRAIQFFEKRWLREGDSTFRQRLWGGILMVLIVGGAGLITWGVIRMAGWIHPTLSSLLTVFFAYTTLATQNLYVEVREIVNDLEKGELSKARTGVGYLVSRDTGQLDEGEVCRALIETTSENTSDGIVAPLFYLTLGGPPLAMAYKALSTLDSMIGYKNERYRYFGWASARADDLANFIPARMTVLFFTLSSLLLRKDWRGAWRVAWRDGGKNPSPNSGYPEAAVAGALNIQLGGENYYFGRRTQKPLIGDPGNRITIQEVKASLHLMIATSLIAALVAILIIQFQ
- the cobS gene encoding adenosylcobinamide-GDP ribazoletransferase; this translates as MKSLLLAISFLTILPVGKGHAVEEKALARSMAFYPAVGLLIGLLLCLGYYLFSLLFPRPIVLWLTIGLLAFLTRGLHLDGWADTLDGLATGGTRQKILEVMKDSRIGTFGVIGLILLLGGKYLCLDQISEPAIFYAFPLMTALGRNSMVLVCYRSAYARSSGGLAKPFADHLTLRELLISSISALGLATGLMGLRGVLAFVGTSLFALLYRLYFIRRLGGVTGDILGGANELSELLFLFLILILGGS
- the cobU gene encoding bifunctional adenosylcobinamide kinase/adenosylcobinamide-phosphate guanylyltransferase produces the protein MGKKRVIFITGGCRSGKSRFALDYANRSYAKKIYLATCEPLDEEMARRIELHKKGRGPEWQTIEEPLAIVNRVSQIREGDQVVLLDCITLWISNLLLKWDDEERIMAEMERFLEAVKRSPASFILVSNEVGMGIVPAEPVARRFRDLAGTINQKLAETSDTVIFMVSGLPIFLKGRA
- a CDS encoding sugar phosphate isomerase/epimerase is translated as MNPIRLKTYRGRFPFRLATTSYIVPERILPNAKLLGPSXDEVELVLFESEGEDNLPDEEEICALKELSAEEGLGFNVHLPIDIYLGDRSDEIRERGISVLKRVIERTRSLDPSTYTLHLSLKDPSGKDEEGIPSWQSRLVRSLKKIEDWKTPSKKISIETLSYPFEWIEGIIMEFGFSICLDLGHILLYGQDVERYLNKYLPQTSIVHLHGFRNGIDHLGIDHLEEKTVDLICSHLKNFTGVLSIEVFSLNDLTHSLEVLEERWERSE